A window of the Dyadobacter pollutisoli genome harbors these coding sequences:
- a CDS encoding GNAT family N-acetyltransferase has product MIETPHLRIVPCDDTLFDAIRMGNNTLARVMGVNVPKKWTEFRDTFTPSYHRWKAHPPLRDWWVYLIIYVPDNQLIGSCGYKGEPDANGMVEIGYEIMPSHRLKGLGTETARGLLDHALKQSAVRRVIAHTLAEENASAHILEKLGFAQTEDVNDPEDGQLWRWEIVKK; this is encoded by the coding sequence AAGAATTGTACCCTGTGACGACACACTATTTGATGCGATACGCATGGGTAATAATACACTGGCCCGCGTTATGGGCGTAAACGTCCCCAAAAAGTGGACCGAGTTCCGGGACACATTCACCCCTTCCTACCATCGCTGGAAAGCGCACCCTCCTCTTCGTGACTGGTGGGTGTACCTCATTATTTACGTTCCTGACAATCAGCTAATCGGCTCCTGCGGCTACAAAGGGGAACCCGATGCTAACGGTATGGTAGAGATCGGCTATGAAATCATGCCCTCTCATCGTTTGAAAGGCCTGGGTACTGAGACAGCCCGGGGATTACTGGATCACGCGCTCAAACAAAGCGCTGTCCGGAGGGTGATAGCCCATACTTTGGCGGAAGAAAATGCATCCGCACATATTCTTGAAAAGCTTGGTTTTGCACAGACAGAGGATGTCAATGACCCGGAAGACGGCCAGCTCTGGCGTTGGGAAATTGTAAAGAAATAA